CCTAGATGGGCGTCCTCAAGGAACGCTGCAAGCCGGGTTTTTCCAACCGCAAAACAAGGGCAAGGGGCAGGCCGTAAAGCAATGTCCACGGTGAATCAGCTTGTGCGCAAGGCGCGCGCTCCGCGGCGGGCGAAAACCAGCGTTCCGGCGTTGGAGAACAGTCCGCAGAAGCGCGGCGTCTGCACGCGCGTGTACACCACCACGCCCAAGAAGCCGAACTCGGCGATGCGCAAGGTGGCCCGGGTACGTCTCACAAACGGCTTTGAGGTCACCAGCTACATCGGCGGCGAAGGCCACAACCTGCAGGAGCACTCGGTTGT
This genomic stretch from Gammaproteobacteria bacterium harbors:
- the rpsL gene encoding 30S ribosomal protein S12, which codes for MSTVNQLVRKARAPRRAKTSVPALENSPQKRGVCTRVYTTTPKKPNSAMRKVARVRLTNGFEVTSYIGGEGHNLQEHSVVLIRGGRVKDLPGVRYHTIRGTLDCAGVTDRRQGRSKYGAKRPR